The Bacillota bacterium genome window below encodes:
- a CDS encoding S1 RNA-binding domain-containing protein codes for MVRLGEMQQLCASRSADVGVYLSLQASDEEVLLPKSQVPPGIKDGDELEVFVYRDSEDRLIATTTRPILTVGEVGALRVKEVTKIGAFLDWGLPKDLLLPYREQRGRVKVGREYPVGVYIDNSDRLCATMQVYDFLEADSPYKFGDRIEGIVYDISEDLGALVAVERRFHGLIPKTELIDRLKAGDPVVARVARVRQDGKLILSLRKSPDVQIEQDAQLILRQLKSAGGALPFNDKSSPDQIKARFGMSKGAFKKATGRLLKEKKIEFTNTGIKDKGTGPSSGN; via the coding sequence ATGGTCAGATTAGGCGAGATGCAGCAACTTTGCGCAAGCAGAAGCGCGGATGTTGGGGTTTATTTAAGCCTGCAAGCGTCTGATGAAGAGGTTTTGCTGCCGAAAAGCCAGGTTCCCCCTGGAATTAAAGACGGTGATGAATTAGAAGTGTTTGTGTACAGGGATTCAGAGGACAGGTTAATTGCCACCACCACGCGGCCGATTTTGACCGTTGGCGAGGTCGGGGCGCTGCGGGTAAAAGAGGTGACCAAGATTGGCGCCTTTCTGGACTGGGGATTACCCAAGGACTTACTCCTTCCCTATCGAGAGCAACGGGGGCGGGTAAAGGTAGGCAGGGAGTACCCGGTAGGAGTCTACATAGATAACAGCGATCGCCTCTGTGCGACAATGCAGGTTTACGATTTTTTGGAGGCGGATTCGCCATACAAGTTCGGTGACCGAATTGAAGGAATCGTCTACGACATTAGCGAGGATTTGGGTGCGCTGGTCGCGGTGGAACGAAGGTTTCACGGCCTGATTCCCAAGACAGAACTTATTGACCGATTGAAAGCCGGGGATCCGGTGGTGGCCCGGGTGGCCAGGGTTCGCCAAGATGGCAAGCTTATTCTCAGTCTGCGGAAAAGCCCGGATGTCCAGATCGAGCAGGACGCCCAGCTGATCCTTCGGCAATTGAAGAGTGCAGGTGGTGCACTTCCCTTCAATGATAAAAGCTCCCCAGATCAAATAAAGGCCCGCTTTGGTATGAGCAAAGGGGCCTTCAAGAAAGCAACCGGTAGATTGCTGAAGGAAAAAAAGATTGAGTTTACAAACACAGGCATCAAGGACAAGGGGACAGGTCCCTCGTCCGGCAACTAG